TTTGTTCTTTGccagcattaaagctgtggTTTTTGAGTTGCTATTTTGTCTCcacgagtcctgcgtttggatcctcATCTccgcctgcctgcacacagagcCCCTGACACAGGATCCCCCAAGGGACGTGTCTGAATCCTCtcagtccacaaaacacatgtacacATGATAAACTCCCATGCACAATCAAATATcattgagaggataaagagttCATCCAGCACATGACTAGGATGAAAAGTGCATTGTTCTTCCTTGCTATAGATCtgataataattataaaatTGGTCAGTGGCCTGCAAATTAGGGTGTCCTGGTGCCATGTGCACTTTATAAACATCCTAATGTTTATAAGTGCACATGGCACATCCTAATCCATGTCGACAAATTAAGATTTCAACACAAGTCCAATAAGAAACCTGAATGTTGTTGCCCAAGTCAGTGTTGAAGTTTCCCATTAGGACAATGAAGATGCTAGGTGGGGAACACTCAGCACCACATCCAGCAGCTTGAAGAAGAGTAGGGACTCTCAACTGTTTGGTGCATAAACGTGCAAATGACAGTCAGCACCTATACCCAATCTGAAGAAGCAGAGAGGCAGCCCTCTCATCCACTGGGAAAAACCCCAATATACAAGCAACAAGTTGGGGGAGGGGGTACAGTgaaaattttattattattatttattcatgtttattaaaatTTACCTTTTGCAAGTTGATGCAGATGCATTGAAAAGCTTGAGCCACATTGGCATCTTCTCGCGTTGATACCAGCCTGAGGTGCTCATCTATGTTGACCCAGACCAACAGGCTCCTGTCTTCACTCACCCTGCATGAAGAATTATGGCACATTAAATATCTGACTTAGATTAATTTTAAACATCACAGACTGATAGTGACTATAGAttgtatttaaaagatggatgtagccaagATTGTAAATgaactgattcttatataacccagagcactcaaagcactttatacaacatgccacattcacccatttacacaagcacttttttctatgcttttaagtgctttctaactaataTTTACACATTCATACTCGGATGGATGtattggagagcaacttggggttattatcttgcccaaggatatttggcattcAGACTGGGGGACctagggatcaaaccaccagccGTCCcattagcagatgacctgctctaccccctgagctacagccacccccatATCACTTATTAGTTTAaaaagtcctgattttgaaATCTCAAGCTGTCTTTTAACTATtgccatttcatttcattttgaaaaCTGATATCATGAGCAAGAGATCGATCTTGTCAACCACAAAACAGGTCAGTGCTAAAGTATACCCTGCTTAATCTTCTAGGTACAAATAGTGACCATAACATGAGGTGTAAGGATTTtaggtcacacacacagacagacatgttTTACATGGCTAAAACAACTTGGGGTCAAATTGACCGCAGAGGAACACCGTATGCAAAATCTGTAAAGCTCACTGAATCTTTTATTTATGCTTTATATGTTTTACACTTCTGCACAGTGGAAGATTATGGCATTTATGAAAATCAAACTTTTAACTACCTGCGACCAGAGCAGGTTCTATATCCATGAAAACAATACTGACCAAACTGCCCTGGCATCAGGCCAGTCCCGGGCCACACCTATGCGGAGCTGGAAGGAAGTTGGAGCTTTAAGATTCAGCTCACTCTGTTGCTCTTGGCTTAAGTCCGTTAGTAAGAGAAGTCGACCTGCCAGCTTCTGTTCCAGTTGCTCCAAAGCTGAAAAGCAGGAGACTGGTAACTAGTCTGGTGTCATTGGTACCTTGTTGACAAAACATCTTAATGTTACAAGTAACACTTAACTACTCTTAACTATAGACTCGCTCAAGAGTCACACATGGCATTGTCTTCATTCTTGACATGAGGCATCAAGGGTTAACTGTCACAATTAGCAGTTTTTCAAATCGAAAATGAATGCTCAATAAAAACCTACTTTCAAAAACCATTTTCAAATTCCAAATTAAATAACACATTtccaaaatcttttttaaaaaaaaaaaaaaaaaaaaagaaaagtaagtaAATGGATTCAGAAATCAAAGATTTatttctgatttttaaaatgcgattttcattttctcattttcaaaTCCATTTCCTCACCGCATTTCCGTTTCCTGTTATCCTGTGGATTAGGATTATATGGATGGTGGATTATATTAGCATATGCATTAGCTTTTGAATTAACTATGGGATTAGCTCTTGGATTAGCTAACAGATTAACTACATCTTTTAGCATTTCCTTGATTCTTCTGGTCCTTGAAAATGCAATGGAATTCACCATGCTGTGCAAtataaggagctctctgatttgTTAGAGACAGGCTGCCTGGATTTTTATACACCCTGTGCTGTAGCTTTGCACTCCTAAGAAGTgggtgtgcttgtacaaagggcATTTAGCCTCTGAATTTGTACTCTGACCAACATGGATATCTGAAGAATATGTAGTGAAATGTTGAGCCAAACTTTAGAGTGTGCACCTGTGGACTCAGcctgatcatttttttttttgtctttttacagCTTTATTTGAGTGAAGTGAAGTGTGTGCAGTGAAGAGTGACAGGAAAGCATGGGAGAGAGAGTGAAgggaagacatgcagcaaaggaCCATGGGTCAGATTTGAACTTGGGCTGGCCGCTCTCAGCCATGCAGCATATGGTCGCCTGCTCATCTCAGTGAGCTAAACCAGTGTGATGCTCGTTGCACTGCTCTTTAAGGATCATCCTAGCATATGAAAATATTACATTCCTCCAGTACTGCTAGGTACCGTTTTTAGTACGCTaatgtgctcttcacaaataaagcttaaAGCAACTGTAACAACTAGCACCGAGCCCTGTTAGATTTACACAGTGTGTAAAGTTACAGCCATTGCTCTAAATTGCTGTAACCTACAGCCATTATAATCATGATTAAAATGCTGTCTATAAATAGTCCATATGTTACCACATAACTTTCTAATACTTTGAGTTAAAAGAACTGAAACAGGGTGTTTATAATGATAGCTGTCACTTTTGTTATTCCTTATATTACTCGCCTCTGTTAAGGCAAAGAGTAGAGAGACTTAAGAGATTtaagttcatttgttttaattacaGGACTTCACACATTCATTCTCAGCTGGACATAGAGAGGCTGGGATTAGGTGAATATGGTCCTATATGGTATGAATATGAATATGGTAATTATCTAACACAGTATGTTGAATTGTAGCAATAAATGTCTATCATATTGTAACCTACAGTACCCTTATCTAGTCAAACGTGTTGTAAAGATAAAGAGTGAAATGTagttattaataaaatatatgtGATGAAAACCAAAGATGAAACTGATTCAGTTCATTAATTTTCTTTGTATGCTTTGTAGGTTCTGTGCCTGATACTGTGGTGTATACCGTAAATGAtgtggaaacacacacatttacacattttcCTGTCTCTTTCGAAATCTGAGCTTTGATTGTTAAATATAAACaatgaatgcatttaaagcagaAATTGGACACCGAGCATCAAAAGTTCGGTTAAATAACAtgagtactgtaaagttttgttTCCTAACCCAGAAGCTGGGGATGGCTTAATCTTGACAAGGAGGCAAACCTCAGCGCTTTACATTCTGCACCTTATTTCTGTTCAATAAAGTGCTTTAAACTAAACCCTAAATTAAATCCCATtgagcattttttaaaagtgatttttgTTCAAATTCCTAGCTTAGACTTTAAGGCTCCCAGTGTGTCAATCAAATGGCACAATTCATCTGTGGAGTACCCTTCCAACCACTACGGGACATTTGCAACACTCGGACCAGGAAATGGGCACacaacatcatcaaggaccacaccGACCCACAGCACACACTGTTCACGCTCCTGCCATCTGGCAGATGCTACAGGAGTGTGAAGCAAGGACAGccagacttaaaaacagtttctatcCACAGGCAATCAGGCTACTGAATCACTGAAATATTGTGGAACTGTAATTATCTTAACTTGTAAATTTGCATTTGTTACATACTCTGTATATATTACCACTGTGACAGTATTGCAACTACTTGCAGTTTAAATTCTGACTACACCCATACATAAACTACAAGTGCTACAAATCACTTGTTTTACTGCATTATTTTCTATGCTATTTTCTAAGCTTAGGATTAGGTTTACTCTATATTTTAGTTAGTTGTTTCTTACTGCAAAGTAAGAATTTCATTGCTCCGTGTAACCACTTGTGTTTTGCAGTGTATATGACAATAAACTTCTTGAATCTCGAATCTGTAAAACACAatgcaaaatggaaaaaagagcACATTAGCACACTAAAAACAATAGCTAGCTAGTACTGCTGTGATGTAATATTTTCATAAGCTAAGATGATCTTCAAAGAGCGTGGCTACATGCAGTGACATTAGTGTTAGCCATTCTACATGCAGTGACACTAGTGTTAGCCATTGTGGTGACAAACTTCTTTATTCTGTGTATTGATCActttagtaatagtaatatcactttctcacttaGTTAGATGCATGTATGCATGTCACAAATGGACCTTAttgcaaatacacacacacagtggggcATTGTAAGTTCATGGGAGATGttaaacagatagtgagacTCCTTGTCCATATCTcagaggagaaggagggaggatTTAGGATGTAAATTCTTAGGCAACAGCtaagtgaaaaacaaatttgtaattttctttCCAAGTGGAAAGTCCAAGagggtttattctattctattctattctattagcCCAGTAATTGACTGTCAACTTTTCCAATGTGTAGTCTGTCACCCTGTAAAACCTGGGATGGGCTCCAGGTCcttgtgaccctgaattggatggatggattgatggacTGATTGTGTTTTTATACTGGCACTCTACTTTGTTAGTACTGAAATAAAGACTTGCAGTACCTTGCCTAGCCAGTGTGAGAAGCTGTCTGCGCTCTCCTCGGCTGCAGTGTGTTGGGAAGCAGAAATCTTCAATACCTCGAACAACACTGACCTCACAGCGTACAGCGTACGATCTGTCCAAGTCATCACcaccctacacacacacacacacacacacacacacacacacacacacacacacacacacaatttatAAGCCAGATCAACTGGGATGGGAATTGAttataaaatcaatttaaaaaatcaatcaataaaattAATGTCCATATGAACATTACTTTAAATTTATTGGACATTATAGACTGCTCCAATATTTTCATCCTCcgacacacaaactgaaatcggCTTATTgtagggcacacacacacacacacacacacacaactcatTTTTGTACCCAACCTTGCCTCCCTTTTTCAATATAGTTCACTTTGGGGGCCTGTGGTTTGACCACAGCCTTCAATTCATGCTGCGAttatttttgagtttattattcACAGTGTTTTGAGTAGCTACCTTCAAGTTGTCATAGTTCAAATCACTCTCTGGTGTCTGGCTGGTGATCTTCTGTTCATGATATGCTTCAATAACTCGGTCAAAGAAATCACAGAACAGGATGTAGGACTCGGCATCACCGGCAACACACCCGACAGATACAGGACCTAAATAATctccttcattaaaaaaaaaaggaacaaaagtgACAGAAGGACCTAGTGAATAATCTGAACATTTACCTAAAAATTTCTCCACAGATGTTCATGGAATTGCCACTTTGGACTTCATTCGTTTAAAGTTTCTTTCAATAAATCTCCAGAGTAATTAGTAAAACagtaagtaaagtaaaacaaattaaagtgtTTAAACTTAAAGTATGTAAACTTTTTGCATCCATCAGAGCATGAATGCGTGTGAATATTAGATAGCACTTAAATAGGGTAAGCGTataaaaagtgcttgtgtgaatggtgtgaatgaggcaatttgtataaagcactttgagggctcagttagagtagaaaagcactttataagaactagtccatttaccatttaccatcaaATAGAAGACTGAAAGTCCAAAGCTGaaaatgctgtttaaaaaaTCCAGGATCATaacactcactatgtgttaatagacctctctgcatcgaatcatatctgttattaatctctgtctctcttccacagcatgtctttatcctgttttccttcttcaccccaaccggtcgcagcagatggccgcccctccctgagcctggttctgccggaggtttcttcctgttaaaagggagtttttccttcccactgtcgccaaagtgcttgctcatagggggtcatatgattgttgggcttttctctgtatttattattgtgctatctactgtacaatataaagcgccttgaggcgacttttgttgtgatttggcgctatataaataaaattgaattgaattgaattgaggtAGAGATACAGCATTgcaaggtggctgtagctcaggtggtagagcaggtcaactactaaccagaaggttggtggtttgattctAGTCTTGTCCAAGGATTTtggcatgccaaatatccttggacaagatacTAACCACAGGAGACACAGGGATGAGACAAAGACTCAAAAGGAACCTGACCAACAAGAAACCATGAACcataaaagcaaataaactcaaacacataaaaagaaCCAAACGCAACAGTAAACTGTATACAACTTGAACTTAAATCAGCATTACAATGCAAAGAAAAATCTCACACATACAGAATAACTCAAAACCCTGTTACATCACCTGGTTCCTCCAGGCCGGGACGAATGACATCATCAAAGATTACTCCACTCTGGGTGCAGCGGTTAAACTGTCGGCGGTACAGATCCAGTGTGAGGATTCGACCCATCCAGGTAAAGTTCCTGCACAAGTCAGGAAACTCCTCTTGAGGGAAACCTCTCTTCAGGTGAAATTGGGCCATGGGGTCAGGGGGAATCAAATTCTTaacagaaaagacaaacacagaagaGAGAGTAAAGTGACCAACATATTTTTTCACTATTATATTAATAACCCAGAGGTCACTGCTGTTCACAGAGTAATACACCACATATTTGAACCAGGTCTCCTAATATATGACCAGGACAGCAGAGGTTTATGCATATTACAGATTATTGGAGCTAAGTTTTCAACATTTTTCAAGTGCTTTGTATTCCAAACACTAgcattcgaaaaaggttttgcTAACAAGAAAGTTACAGAGTGCAATATGGTGGACAAAGTATGCAACATTAACAAACATAATGTCGTTTAAGGGTGGTTGTCCTAGACTTTTTTGAATTTTTCATTTATCTGTCATTTTAAAAGTGATACCAATGTATCTTCAAAATGCCAATACCCCACTCATATGTCAGGGTCTATTCATGATCTATTCAGGCTCTTTGGTGAAACTGGTCACATCGGTGCCATTAAATACTCAGATGGTTCATTTAGGACTACTGTAAGACCCAACCCATCAAAAAATGACATGTTTATTAACCCTTATAACAAAATCCACAAGCATTTTCTTGCTATATCATGTTGTGtatgttatatttttataatatatttattgtatattttttgtATTGCATTTGATACATTGGGCATTTTTGATGATCATGTTGATGAGATAGAGGTCTCAgaaactcatgtatcaaatatgagtTTAAGGGCATTATAGGGTTAACAGAATAACACAGCCACAATGCTGAATGATGAATGTAATGTCATCTTTCTGTTActttattttaatgaaatttttcatccttttttcttTAGCTAACAAAAGgtacaaaaaattaaataaataaaccttttgcTATGATCTTACACTGCATTCATGTTATGTGAATAGATTTTGACAGCAATTCAAATCAGTCAGGAAAACTGCTAAGAACTGTTCCACTTTGTGAAAACAGTGAGGCTGCTGAGTGTCTGTTGTTAGTTcagttctgcaaaatcatcagtCATCAAGAATATCTAATCCATAATTACTTTCTAATATACTCTGTTTCTATGTTTGACTGCAGCTGTAGATGACACAATTTCTTTTTATTGAATTACAATGTATCACACtgcttattcttattcttacaTTGATATGATTACCTCTAAAATTGGCCGGTATTTCACCTCCTTAGGAAATGTAACTGGAGCTGAGCAGAAGGCAAACAGTTAAGAGATCAAAATTTTAATCAAACAGATTAACAGTActaaagacagaaacacagtcAGTCTTAAAAATCTTCATATAAGTATGAAAATATTGGTCCAGAGACAAGATCAGAAAGGACTTCAGTTAACAGATAGTCTAGTGTTGAAAACTTGTTTGATTTTCTACTTAAAATGCTAGCATTCTTTATGCTTCAATATACTGTAAATACTGATTAATGTTTGTATCAGGTTTGTAACTATACTTGATTGTAAATGTATTAGCATTTAATGTTATTCTGACTTTAACCTGTTTATACCACTGGTTACATTATCAGTTAGATCATCTTCTCAGTTTTACTAACATAAAAGATGTTAGTCACGCAGTGTATGGCAAAACAAATCTTTATTACAGTGAATGGAAAAAACAGAACCATGCAGTGAAAATGATGGGACACTCACGTTTGACCTTCCACATATTGTCGTCTTGATGGAAAAACAGATGGCTGTCTGTACAACACCAACAAAatatctaagaatagttgtgtTTGTGGTGAGCATCTCATCCTGCAGCCTGCAGGAGTCCAGTTACAGTCCGCATAATGTCACCCTTTTTATAACCACACACAACACACCACTGCTGCTATGTTTGAACTGCTCTGAATGTGTGTTTGGGAGGTCATGCTCTAATCCTTCAGTTCAGAATGTATGacatcatgtttttttgttttttatcttctattctattcttacAGTCCATATGGCTTTGAGCAGTCTTGTCACTGTTCACATGGCTTGATTCTTTTTTTgaatttacttaaaaatgtgCTCAATAGCAGCTTTCTGTGAAATCAAGTCTTGACAGTGATGATCTAGTGGTGCTGTGTAGATGCCTTTTCTGAAATTAAAGACACAGTTTCCTAACTAGCTAAAGTGCATCACATTTAAGCCTTTACTCTCCCCTGTCTTACCTGCAACACACGACACTGGTGGAACTTCACTTCCACCTGATAAAAATTAACATTGACTACTAGGTGTCAAACACTAGGTGTACCAATATAGAGGGTAGGTAGAGTcacagagggagaaaaacaCTAGTAGCCTGACAGTTTTATTTTGCAAAGgttaaattaaagcaaaggaTGTATAATACATAGTTCTTCAACTCCACCACTTACAGTACATACAAGTAttcacttgttccacattttgtaATATTAAAACCTTAATCCACTGGGATTGCAAACATTTTTTGCCTCAAAACTCTACACACTGCTCCTCCGAATGACCAATTTAAAAAAGGTTTGCATGAAAttcttgaaaaacaaaaatatgactTGAATGAAGGACTAAATGAATCAAATGTATCAAAATAAaggattttgtattttaataatgaatttaGCAATAAAATATGAGTTAGTAAAGTATTTTACTCATTTCAGAATCAgtatcagaatactttattaatccctaaggaaattatgtgggttacagttgctctaagacagtaacagtaacagactaaactatttaaataatacaatatgttaCTGAGTTTATAGATTTAAGAAATAGTgctaatatatacaaatcactCAATTATACATATCAAGAATATTGCAGAGGTAAGAATATTATAGGGGTGGAATATATGTGATTGACATTAGACTCTAACCTGTGAACTTTGTCAATTGCTATTTTACTGTAGAGCATGTgcaaaaagggtgtaactattgcagtgtttagaatgtgttagatggaggagttgtacagggagatggccacgggcaggaatgatttactgaacgacacaggaaatcattcctgcccgtggccatctccctgaacaactcctccatctaatacaatttattttcttacttttttaatttaatttgaattaattattattctactactactactactgcatCAGAGATGCATCAACTTTGAGTTAATATCTTGACccaggatatttggcatgcagattggagcaattagtagatgacctgtgCTACCTCCTGAGATACAGCCACCTGAAACTAAAACCGGCACTCTTAAATATCTGTTAAGATgatctaaaataaaaaattaaatgttattCAGAACATTCTTACTTTTGTATGTATTGTATCCATAGTTTAAAAGCATCATTACCACATCATAAAATATCTAAAACGCTTCTGCGTTGTTTACAGTA
This sequence is a window from Oreochromis niloticus isolate F11D_XX linkage group LG6, O_niloticus_UMD_NMBU, whole genome shotgun sequence. Protein-coding genes within it:
- the zgc:172076 gene encoding creatine kinase M-type; this translates as MWKVKPPVTFPKEVKYRPILENLIPPDPMAQFHLKRGFPQEEFPDLCRNFTWMGRILTLDLYRRQFNRCTQSGVIFDDVIRPGLEEPGDYLGPVSVGCVAGDAESYILFCDFFDRVIEAYHEQKITSQTPESDLNYDNLKGGDDLDRSYAVRCEVSVVRGIEDFCFPTHCSRGERRQLLTLARQALEQLEQKLAGRLLLLTDLSQEQQSELNLKAPTSFQLRIGVARDWPDARAVWVSEDRSLLVWVNIDEHLRLVSTREDANVAQAFQCICINLQKLEKYYRGLRHPFIWKQQLGWVTSSPANVGTGLRISVLIKLQHLPKHKHLKDVLKRLRINMDKTDSPELYNIGNMATFGLTEVALTQLVVDGVKLLIIMEKRLEGSLSIDELVPAQK